In Halogeometricum sp. S1BR25-6, a single genomic region encodes these proteins:
- a CDS encoding SLATT domain-containing protein → MEDLRGKLRHRAENKADSICYTYKQHFAAANFYRTLSRVLDGVMFAAAALILANSFWEVMPNQYIAFPALLIAAVTGYRRGTHLEDRAEEFRRSARRYHSLFDEYRDFLMITVTSSELSDEEVKAEFSRLSDDRRELNQTTPDASEIWYQYIKWKGEERIQEEITTTPATRDALSGRQE, encoded by the coding sequence ATGGAGGACCTCAGAGGTAAGCTACGCCACCGAGCAGAAAACAAGGCCGATTCAATTTGCTACACGTACAAACAGCACTTCGCAGCGGCCAATTTCTACCGAACCCTATCTCGGGTATTAGATGGAGTGATGTTCGCGGCTGCTGCTCTTATTCTCGCTAATAGCTTTTGGGAAGTCATGCCCAACCAGTACATTGCCTTCCCGGCACTACTCATTGCAGCGGTCACTGGTTATCGCAGAGGCACTCATTTGGAAGACAGAGCAGAAGAATTTCGACGGTCTGCTCGCCGCTACCATTCACTATTCGACGAGTACCGAGATTTTCTGATGATTACGGTTACCTCATCTGAGCTAAGCGATGAAGAAGTGAAAGCGGAGTTCAGTCGGCTCAGTGATGACCGTCGAGAGCTTAATCAGACGACACCAGACGCTAGTGAAATCTGGTATCAGTATATCAAGTGGAAAGGAGAAGAGCGGATACAGGAAGAAATCACAACAACACCTGCGACACGCGACGCCTTGTCCGGAAGACAGGAGTAA
- a CDS encoding CBASS oligonucleotide cyclase, whose amino-acid sequence MGSGIAPPNHPGNQSRDQSTGDSSEQTSLDDYADAVGPTNRQGKTIDERRQRLEQILDEEIEIVESHQFGSFTRGTMVGPLSEDSDTDVMVVLSREKHGEWEQGENGSRNCLRAVKRVLEKKYPNSKVSIDRNVVSVQFSDFTVEVAPAFSDGAGGYKIPDTYSKGRSWVRTNPRGYKQRFEAVDNARGGRLQKVSRVAKKLRENRSIPVSSYHMEVMAYDYVHNHPDKNASTEELVEGFVEELPRRVSRGTRDPVNGDRLDSSMDQSNRREAIRKAKTARRKMREAKKCRQSGDTEGANEKYGEALGEDVD is encoded by the coding sequence ATGGGGTCCGGAATCGCTCCTCCGAACCATCCGGGAAATCAGTCAAGAGACCAGTCTACCGGTGATTCCTCTGAGCAGACTTCTTTGGATGACTACGCTGATGCAGTAGGACCAACAAACCGGCAGGGCAAGACAATCGACGAACGACGACAACGTCTTGAACAAATATTAGATGAGGAAATAGAAATCGTAGAGAGCCACCAGTTCGGGTCCTTTACGCGCGGGACTATGGTTGGTCCTCTCTCTGAAGACTCAGATACAGACGTAATGGTTGTTTTGAGCCGTGAGAAACATGGCGAGTGGGAACAAGGGGAGAACGGGTCGAGGAACTGCTTACGCGCGGTGAAGCGAGTGCTGGAGAAAAAGTATCCAAATTCAAAAGTCAGTATTGACCGTAACGTTGTAAGCGTTCAATTCAGTGATTTTACTGTAGAGGTCGCACCCGCGTTCAGCGACGGAGCCGGTGGCTACAAAATTCCGGATACCTACAGTAAGGGTCGTTCATGGGTTCGGACGAACCCGAGAGGGTACAAACAGAGGTTTGAAGCAGTCGACAATGCGCGTGGTGGGCGGCTCCAGAAGGTTTCGCGAGTTGCGAAAAAACTCCGTGAGAACCGCAGTATCCCTGTCAGCTCATATCATATGGAGGTGATGGCGTATGACTACGTCCACAACCATCCAGACAAGAATGCCTCAACGGAAGAATTAGTTGAAGGGTTCGTCGAAGAACTCCCTCGTCGAGTATCCCGTGGTACGCGAGACCCAGTTAACGGCGACCGATTGGATTCGAGCATGGACCAGTCGAACCGAAGGGAAGCTATCAGAAAGGCCAAGACAGCTCGAAGGAAGATGCGCGAGGCGAAAAAGTGCCGACAGAGTGGAGACACAGAAGGAGCGAATGAGAAATATGGGGAGGCACTCGGGGAGGACGTAGACTGA
- a CDS encoding two-component system sensor histidine kinase NtrB, with translation MGPKVEGEDFEKLITHTVDILTVLDGEGVIQYESPSVERVIGYKPDELEGENVFEYIHPDDRQKTIETFYEVTEADVGYTTGGVELRFRHKDGSWIWFEARGSNQTASVLEGYVISSRDISTRKEYEQQLKRERDRLDRFAGVVSHDLRNPLNVVQGRLELAQEDCESEHLDKMKGSVDRMDELIDDLLALSRESESEPILDAVSIHEISEKCWQNLCTKGATLNIETGENIIADESQLKQVIENLFRNAIEHGGEDITITIGVLDNGFYVEDNGRGIPEDARDYLLEFGFSTETDGTGFGLSIVNEIIENHNWALNVAEGREGGARFELRNVTFA, from the coding sequence ATGGGTCCGAAAGTGGAGGGAGAGGACTTTGAAAAACTCATTACACATACTGTCGATATATTAACTGTATTAGATGGTGAGGGCGTCATCCAGTATGAAAGTCCGTCTGTCGAGCGTGTTATCGGCTATAAACCGGATGAGCTTGAGGGCGAAAATGTATTTGAGTACATACATCCCGACGACCGACAGAAAACCATCGAGACGTTCTATGAGGTAACTGAAGCAGATGTAGGTTACACTACTGGGGGCGTCGAATTACGATTTCGACACAAGGACGGGTCGTGGATTTGGTTTGAGGCCCGAGGGAGTAATCAGACGGCGAGTGTGCTTGAGGGGTACGTGATTTCTTCTCGTGATATTTCTACCCGGAAGGAGTATGAACAACAACTAAAGCGAGAACGAGACCGTCTTGACCGATTTGCCGGTGTTGTCTCTCACGACCTCCGTAATCCTTTGAATGTGGTCCAAGGACGATTAGAACTTGCTCAAGAAGACTGTGAGAGTGAGCACCTTGATAAGATGAAAGGGTCTGTCGATAGAATGGATGAGTTGATTGATGACCTTTTAGCATTATCACGAGAGAGTGAGTCCGAACCAATCTTAGACGCTGTGAGCATCCACGAAATAAGTGAGAAGTGCTGGCAGAATCTTTGTACCAAAGGGGCGACCCTCAATATCGAGACAGGAGAGAACATCATAGCTGATGAAAGCCAATTAAAGCAGGTGATTGAAAATCTCTTCCGCAATGCGATTGAACACGGGGGAGAAGACATAACAATCACAATAGGTGTGTTAGATAATGGGTTCTACGTCGAGGATAACGGTCGGGGTATCCCTGAAGACGCCCGTGACTACCTTCTCGAATTCGGATTCTCAACGGAGACTGACGGGACCGGATTCGGTCTCAGTATCGTGAACGAAATCATTGAGAACCACAACTGGGCCCTGAATGTTGCGGAAGGGAGGGAGGGTGGTGCGAGGTTTGAACTTAGAAACGTTACGTTCGCCTAA
- a CDS encoding nucleotidyltransferase domain-containing protein, with protein METDTNDNSSNGAQIAVDIPLQDSRLFRGKAADDILLYLARHHNESFSMTGIAEAVNYTRPTITKAVDCLSNNDLVVEERDGSRRLVQINRNRLTIPDSPYLQIPQSEFHAPVEAATEALIEELNGVLAVVLYGSVSHGEADRRSDIDIWVLVRENRMSNQRRANQVRKSLEENTFDGNRYAFDIDVEGLQAVPNYVEDLREILQNSIVTHRTGGFDTIYSMILHGSVNE; from the coding sequence ATGGAAACAGATACGAACGACAACTCCAGTAATGGGGCTCAAATAGCGGTTGATATTCCTCTTCAAGATAGTCGATTATTCAGAGGAAAAGCCGCTGATGACATTCTTCTCTATTTAGCCCGACATCACAACGAATCGTTCTCAATGACAGGCATCGCTGAAGCAGTCAACTACACACGACCGACAATTACCAAAGCAGTCGATTGCCTCTCAAATAACGACCTTGTTGTTGAGGAGCGCGATGGTTCGCGTCGTCTCGTACAAATCAATCGGAACCGATTGACCATTCCAGATAGTCCCTATCTCCAAATCCCTCAGTCAGAGTTTCATGCTCCGGTAGAGGCTGCGACAGAAGCACTGATAGAGGAACTCAATGGTGTCCTTGCCGTTGTCCTCTACGGGAGTGTATCCCATGGAGAAGCTGACCGCCGTAGTGATATTGACATCTGGGTATTAGTGCGTGAAAACAGGATGAGCAATCAGCGGCGGGCGAATCAAGTCAGGAAGTCCCTTGAAGAGAACACTTTTGACGGCAATCGATATGCCTTCGACATTGATGTTGAGGGTTTGCAAGCCGTGCCGAACTACGTAGAAGACCTACGGGAAATCCTCCAGAACAGTATCGTTACCCACCGAACAGGCGGGTTCGACACCATCTACAGTATGATTTTGCACGGTAGCGTCAATGAGTGA
- a CDS encoding DUF7437 domain-containing protein, with the protein MQNASNTPQFMDTAQSFFAVGELLSKSDLPRLYTDLLINSPTTLAASQERLELSENTTRSCATTLFEIGLAEQTEGEWTVSTVSGSWTIEATIEIGPVVIAAYGATNVDDDLGRYTDRHGRAALIPAVQATVDYLKGDLTRRGAAEKLGVSTVEGIAVTQAIEPIVAVVRDVDPLFRDVLFEVDVHERALDKAPYHVVN; encoded by the coding sequence ATGCAAAACGCCTCGAATACTCCACAGTTCATGGATACTGCTCAGAGCTTCTTTGCCGTTGGAGAGTTGCTAAGCAAGTCCGACCTCCCTCGCTTGTATACTGACTTGCTGATTAACTCGCCAACGACACTCGCTGCTTCACAAGAGAGATTAGAGCTCTCAGAGAACACTACTCGCAGTTGCGCGACGACACTGTTCGAGATTGGTCTTGCTGAGCAGACAGAGGGCGAGTGGACTGTATCTACTGTAAGCGGCAGTTGGACTATAGAGGCTACTATCGAGATTGGGCCAGTCGTTATCGCGGCCTACGGCGCAACGAACGTCGATGATGACCTCGGTCGCTATACCGACCGTCACGGACGAGCAGCTCTCATTCCGGCTGTCCAAGCGACTGTCGATTATCTCAAAGGTGACCTGACGCGCCGGGGAGCGGCAGAGAAACTCGGTGTTTCGACGGTAGAAGGGATTGCAGTCACACAGGCAATTGAGCCAATTGTGGCTGTGGTACGGGACGTTGACCCGCTATTCAGAGACGTTTTGTTCGAGGTCGACGTGCATGAGCGAGCGCTTGATAAAGCACCGTACCACGTTGTGAACTGA
- a CDS encoding TrmB family transcriptional regulator: MVNGYGLDESLQTIMGWGKYEASAYRVLVRYGPLEASDVVVRAEIPNGRVYDVLNQLYSQDAVIKQGVQPTKWDAQNPRKLIEPNQRKFEDMAVEAIEALEPAYDLNLESQSHPAWITTGIGDTSTKARELFERTESRLWILERTFWLSPQDREIIQSKAENGADVRILGWSGRPEVQELAEQMPAAKIREAEEVDTSFYLSDDGAVLINLNQGDTAMIFHDSSTAKIFTEHFKSLYNSASEVHPDA; this comes from the coding sequence ATGGTGAACGGCTATGGACTCGACGAGTCACTTCAGACGATAATGGGATGGGGAAAGTACGAAGCATCTGCATACCGAGTCCTCGTTCGGTACGGCCCCTTAGAAGCCTCTGACGTGGTGGTCCGTGCAGAGATTCCCAATGGTCGTGTCTATGACGTTTTGAACCAGCTCTACAGCCAAGATGCGGTCATCAAGCAAGGTGTTCAACCTACTAAATGGGACGCTCAGAATCCCCGAAAGCTCATCGAGCCAAATCAGCGAAAGTTCGAGGATATGGCTGTGGAGGCTATCGAAGCTCTGGAACCAGCATATGACTTGAATCTGGAGTCACAATCCCATCCAGCGTGGATAACGACGGGAATCGGTGACACATCGACGAAGGCTCGTGAACTCTTCGAGAGAACAGAGAGCAGACTTTGGATTCTCGAACGAACGTTTTGGCTCTCACCACAAGATAGAGAAATCATTCAGTCTAAAGCAGAGAATGGAGCTGATGTTAGAATCCTTGGATGGAGCGGCCGTCCAGAGGTTCAAGAACTCGCTGAACAAATGCCTGCAGCTAAAATCCGTGAAGCTGAGGAGGTCGATACGTCATTCTATCTCAGTGATGATGGAGCGGTTCTAATCAATCTGAACCAAGGTGATACTGCGATGATTTTCCATGATAGTAGTACGGCAAAGATTTTCACTGAGCACTTCAAATCCTTATATAAT
- a CDS encoding GIY-YIG nuclease family protein, with protein MHYCADGSPIVPSHRREALTDLVQDVVNRIPSDSYEESGVPAPFIHETSPSTIVAECLPFCTGEPRTDAVYVLECLKNSSYRQTALNYLGRVGKPWEGHVDEANRLIYVGMTVNLLNRLNQHLNSPGNAGAHFTTVFRPVRLLDVSWWPSFQEAMRAEKEVANQLRDRFPNDYVYQL; from the coding sequence ATGCACTACTGCGCCGATGGGTCCCCAATTGTTCCGTCTCACCGGCGTGAGGCTCTCACTGACCTCGTCCAAGATGTGGTCAACCGCATTCCTTCAGACAGCTATGAAGAGTCAGGAGTCCCCGCACCATTCATTCACGAGACCAGTCCCTCTACTATCGTTGCCGAATGCCTCCCTTTCTGTACAGGAGAGCCTAGAACAGATGCGGTATACGTGCTGGAGTGTCTCAAGAATTCATCGTACAGGCAGACTGCGTTGAACTATCTCGGACGAGTTGGCAAGCCTTGGGAGGGCCACGTGGATGAGGCGAACAGGCTCATCTACGTCGGAATGACGGTCAACCTACTGAATCGTCTCAATCAGCATCTGAACTCACCCGGTAACGCGGGAGCACATTTCACGACGGTCTTCCGCCCTGTACGGTTGCTTGACGTATCGTGGTGGCCATCATTCCAAGAAGCGATGAGAGCTGAGAAAGAAGTTGCAAACCAACTACGAGATAGATTCCCAAACGACTACGTTTACCAGCTGTAG
- the mntA gene encoding type VII toxin-antitoxin system MntA family adenylyltransferase antitoxin yields MSSGGEPTVEGVNTKEMSEYLVQTGIVFALLFGSHARGTAHDSSDVDIALQFPDDMDAHERFRLRNRIDAHLQEYAEGFVDVSDISSLPTPVAHAALQDGIVLVGDEQAVKSYQEQVKQEYKATAADRERERREFIDRLARGDT; encoded by the coding sequence ATGTCGAGTGGGGGCGAGCCAACCGTTGAAGGCGTGAATACCAAGGAGATGAGTGAGTATCTCGTCCAGACGGGGATTGTCTTTGCTTTACTGTTCGGCTCACACGCCCGAGGGACAGCCCATGATTCATCCGATGTGGATATTGCCCTCCAATTTCCCGATGATATGGACGCCCACGAACGGTTCCGTCTTCGCAACCGTATCGATGCTCATCTGCAGGAGTACGCCGAAGGTTTCGTCGACGTGAGCGATATCAGCTCACTCCCAACGCCAGTTGCTCACGCTGCGCTCCAAGACGGTATCGTTCTCGTTGGCGATGAACAGGCAGTCAAGTCGTACCAAGAACAAGTAAAGCAGGAGTACAAGGCTACTGCAGCTGACCGAGAACGGGAACGCCGAGAATTCATCGACCGACTAGCTCGTGGAGATACGTAG
- a CDS encoding ArsR family transcriptional regulator: MSMATDIAIATDKDHADILADVVGHPAGAPTVEELDYMCPNFDAEEIRRHLSTLQRAGIVQISELESVSSPSGSPTQFVKLTNDARERLNAEGLFPQEAWQRQYTAVEKPPRIKELEALPRPQS; encoded by the coding sequence ATGAGCATGGCGACAGATATCGCTATAGCGACCGACAAGGACCACGCCGATATTCTCGCAGATGTCGTCGGCCACCCGGCAGGAGCACCGACTGTCGAAGAACTCGACTATATGTGCCCAAACTTCGACGCAGAAGAGATTCGTCGCCATCTGAGTACGCTTCAACGCGCGGGTATCGTTCAAATTAGCGAACTTGAGTCGGTCTCTTCGCCTTCAGGTTCCCCGACTCAATTCGTCAAGCTGACCAATGACGCGCGTGAGCGACTCAACGCCGAGGGTTTGTTCCCTCAGGAAGCGTGGCAGCGACAATACACCGCCGTTGAGAAGCCACCTCGAATCAAAGAGCTTGAAGCGTTACCACGGCCCCAGTCGTGA
- the hepT gene encoding type VII toxin-antitoxin system HepT family RNase toxin, translating to MVDDDVIVDKLRYINQYTDDLKQMRGMSKEEYVKDVVMQRAVERTLMNLVQACIDLAQHIRSEEDLSPSGTAKQEMQALGNADILSPETQGRMEEAIGFRNILAHRYGDIDHDVVYDVLHNDLHWFEQFQQELAQWFQQLDS from the coding sequence ATGGTTGATGACGATGTCATTGTAGACAAGCTACGGTATATCAACCAGTACACTGACGACCTGAAGCAGATGCGTGGGATGTCGAAGGAAGAGTACGTCAAGGACGTGGTCATGCAACGAGCCGTCGAACGAACGTTGATGAACCTCGTCCAAGCATGCATCGACCTTGCTCAGCACATCCGCTCGGAAGAGGACCTTTCTCCGAGTGGAACGGCGAAACAGGAGATGCAAGCCCTTGGGAATGCGGACATCCTCTCGCCCGAAACACAAGGGAGAATGGAAGAGGCCATCGGGTTTCGGAATATCCTCGCACACCGATATGGAGATATTGACCACGATGTTGTGTATGATGTTCTCCATAACGACCTCCACTGGTTCGAGCAGTTTCAGCAGGAACTCGCTCAGTGGTTCCAGCAGCTCGACTCGTGA
- a CDS encoding DUF7342 family protein gives MDVNEQVISEWVDETTPYDRVREVMRRSYEPRPLSDIAATAHVSESKTEEHLTKMEEEGFIDHVDEDEWTRNWESVVDEQARDILDRVDDREVLLERVHEMEAMDEPDETTRRNLVFARAALNLQQEGNK, from the coding sequence ATGGACGTGAACGAGCAGGTCATTTCGGAATGGGTTGACGAGACTACACCGTACGACCGCGTCCGCGAGGTGATGCGTCGCTCGTACGAACCGCGACCTCTCTCAGACATCGCAGCGACAGCCCACGTCTCTGAGTCAAAGACCGAGGAGCATCTCACTAAGATGGAGGAGGAGGGGTTTATTGACCACGTTGACGAAGACGAGTGGACGCGAAACTGGGAGTCAGTGGTCGACGAGCAGGCTCGTGACATCTTAGACCGCGTTGACGACCGCGAGGTCCTGCTGGAGCGAGTTCACGAGATGGAGGCGATGGACGAACCAGACGAAACAACGCGGAGAAATCTTGTGTTTGCCCGCGCAGCACTCAATCTTCAACAGGAGGGGAATAAGTGA
- a CDS encoding helicase C-terminal domain-containing protein, whose protein sequence is MFFSPAATDGVDLPGDECRWQALVKVPYPQPSDPRVRFLLDEHSAWNWYYEITSQDVQQAVGRGVRSMEDECSFYVLDASFFDVLGRASVPSWFEEAIVET, encoded by the coding sequence ATGTTCTTCTCGCCCGCCGCGACCGACGGCGTGGACCTACCGGGCGACGAGTGCCGCTGGCAGGCGCTCGTGAAGGTACCCTACCCGCAACCGAGCGACCCGCGGGTACGATTCCTCTTAGACGAACATAGCGCGTGGAACTGGTACTACGAGATAACGTCGCAGGACGTACAGCAGGCCGTTGGACGCGGCGTACGAAGCATGGAAGACGAGTGCTCTTTCTACGTCCTTGACGCGTCGTTCTTCGACGTACTCGGTCGTGCGTCCGTTCCGAGTTGGTTTGAGGAGGCAATTGTCGAAACATAG